GCCCTCGCCGACGGGCGCCGACCCCGGGGCGCGCACCTGGGCTGACCCGACCGACGACCCTCACGGCGCCGTCGCGGCCGACTGTTCGGTCCCGCCGTCGGCGACCGGTCACCTCGACGGGACGGCCGTCGGGATCAAGGACGTCATCGCCGTCGCCGGTGTCCCGATGCGCTGTGGGTCGGCGACGATGCGGGGGTTCGTCCCCACGACGGACGCGACGGTCGTCGACCGACTACGGGCGGCCGGCGCCGCCATCACGGCCAAGACGGCCTGCGACGAGTTCGCGGGGAGCGCCCGCGGGACGACCGGCCACGGCGCGCCCATCACCAACCCGCACGACGACGGGCGGACGGCCGGCGGCTCCTCCGGCGGGAGCGCCGCCGCGGTGGCGAGCGGGCGGGTCGACGCCGCCCTCGGCACCGACACCGGCGGCTCCGTCCGCATCCCCGCGTCGTTCTGTGGCGTCGTCGGCTACAAGCCGACCTACGGGCTCGTCCCGCTGACCGGCGTCGTCGAGAACACGTACACGCAGGACCACGTCGGGACGTTCACGAACACGCTCGACGACGCGGCGGCGCTCGTCGCCGCGATGGCGGGGGCGGACGAGTCGGACCCCGCGAGTCTGGCGGCGGCCGGCCGTCCGGGGTACCGCGTCGGCGGCTACCGCGACGCCGTCGCCAATCCGCCCGCCCCGGCCGACCTCCGGATCGGCGTCCTCGCCGAGGGGACGGGCGAGGGGGTCGCCGACCGGGTCGAGGAGCGGACGGACGCCGCCGTCGACGCCCTCGAAGACGCCGGCGCCGACGTTCGGACCGTCTCGGTCCCGTCGTTCCACGACGCCCGGCCGATCAAGAACGCGCTGAGTTTCACCGAACTCGCGACCCACTGGCGGGACGGCGCCGCGCCGTACCGCCGCGGCGGCGTCGACGAGACGCTCCAGACCGGGTTCGCGCGGGCACGGGCTGCGGCCAGCGGCGAGTTGAGCGACTTCTATACGAGCAAACTCCTCGCGGGCGCGCAGGTGGTCGACGCCCACGACGGCCGGCCGTACGTCCGCGCGCAGGCCGCCCGCGAGCGGCTCCGGGAGGCCTTCGAGGACGCGCTCGACGGCGTCGACGCCCTTCTCCTGCCGACGATGCCGGACGTGGCGCCGCGGATCGATTCGGTCGGCGAGTGGGCGTACGACTACGCCCGGAACACGCG
This window of the Haloplanus rubicundus genome carries:
- a CDS encoding amidase family protein, which codes for MRHLTADELVTLGERFGIDVDADRAADLTGTVNAMLDDLDALDDLAIVEDAPSPTGADPGARTWADPTDDPHGAVAADCSVPPSATGHLDGTAVGIKDVIAVAGVPMRCGSATMRGFVPTTDATVVDRLRAAGAAITAKTACDEFAGSARGTTGHGAPITNPHDDGRTAGGSSGGSAAAVASGRVDAALGTDTGGSVRIPASFCGVVGYKPTYGLVPLTGVVENTYTQDHVGTFTNTLDDAAALVAAMAGADESDPASLAAAGRPGYRVGGYRDAVANPPAPADLRIGVLAEGTGEGVADRVEERTDAAVDALEDAGADVRTVSVPSFHDARPIKNALSFTELATHWRDGAAPYRRGGVDETLQTGFARARAAASGELSDFYTSKLLAGAQVVDAHDGRPYVRAQAARERLREAFEDALDGVDALLLPTMPDVAPRIDSVGEWAYDYARNTRAANVTRLPAVTVPNGTAAGLPVGLQLLGSAFDDARLLSVAAGVVATV